The following is a genomic window from Aphis gossypii isolate Hap1 chromosome X, ASM2018417v2, whole genome shotgun sequence.
ttgtcatttaataattttgacggcaaattattagttatacgcTTCACTACTAAACACGTTActgttaatgtaaattttttatcttcgGCCGCAATTGTTGCAACCACCGCTGACGACGCCTTTTGTGTACTACCACCTATTCCACATAAATCATGTTTCACATgtttctttttcaattttaatagctGTACCATTTCCTCTGTTATCAAATTACTTTGGGATCCAGAATCTAATAATACGCGTCCCGGCACCCATTGCCCTGATTCGTTGCGCAATGATACCATCGCCGTCGACAGCAATACCTTGTCGTCTTGTATTACCGATGCGTGTGCGCTTAACGATGTTGATTCTTCAATGACTTCACTTGTCGATACATTTGCAACTGTTGATTGAACTGCCTTACTACCTTCGATTACTGTATTTTTCCTCCTGGCAAGTGTAACAGCGTGTTGTGCGCTTTTGcgcatttaaaacaaaatttagcattacattttttattttcgtgttGACGCAGACAaattttacatagtttcaaCTCCGTTGCGCGTTTTATTCGCTCCGGTACAGTCAAATCACAAAATCTAggacatttataaattgtatgtgcCGATTTACAAACATAACATTCTAAATTTGACGTCGACGCGAATAATTGTGACGTTCCTCTTCTTTCGATGTATTTTTTCTCATTTGTTGTAATCGCACTACCtttgatgtttatattttttaccgtTTCGATcgattctaatattttaaaccttgaatctaaaaatgttatcagtTCGGATAATTTCGGTACTTCAGCACACGGCGCTCTCGCTTCCCATTCCTTCAATGTGGTTTTatccaattttattaaaatgatgtgCATTAATAATGGTCCCCAATTTGTGGGTTCCTGTCCCAGCGCCTCTAACGCACGCATGTGTCCGTTCAGTGCATCTGTAAACTGCCTTAACCGTTTCGCCGAATCACCGCCCACCGTTTCTAGATCATATATCGCCTTTACATGCGTTTGAACCAGTacccttttattattataacgcgtTATTAGTGATTGCCATgctatgatataattattacccgTCGTTTCTAAGCATTTAATTGAGCTTAGCGCCTCGCCTGATAACGATTCtcgcaaataaaaaaatttttctattgCCGTTAATGATGCATTGTTATCAATTAACGccgaaaatatatcataaaatgatGCCCATTCTTGATAATTGCCGGTAAATACCGGTACGCTTAACGATGACAACTTAACTGATGACAATACTTTATTCATACACGCGTTCGGTATATCGGTGTtcgtgtttttatttgtattttcgtCTTGTGAAACCACCGAGCTTGCTGCTATTACACATTTCTCTGCTATTGCAATAGTTTTGAAGTATAAGTCTTCGAACTCCGCTCTATATCTATTTTGTGTTTCTATGTTGCTACCCTCTTCCATTTCTATGGCTGATTGCACCTGTTCATATTCGGCCCATACGTCTTCAATTTTTTCACGTCGAGCCTTTACTTCAGTCGAATCGATATTTTGTGATTGTAGATAATTCGAAAATCTCGTTATCGACGCTTTTAATTGTCCTCTTCTCGTTATCATATTCTCGTGTCCTCCCATCTTAATGACCGTCCGATGTCCAACTGTGCAATCTTAGAGATAGATAAAGATAGAAAGAACGCAAGAGAGAGAAAGAAACCACGACGTACTATGACCTGTGCTTATACATGTACTTTCTTTAGGTACGTACAATATACTCGGGTAAAACCACCTAGGATTAAGTTTAGGAATAAAATGGAAAACGCCTTACCTTATATTCACGTGGTTGACTTGTATGGACTGTATTTCGCACGATATTTTCGATGATCAATTCACTGATTTCTCGCTTGATCAGTAACTTTGACACAATAACGCTTGAacgaatataaataactaattcgCACTTAAACACTTGACGATTGACGATTTGAATAAATACCACCGTTATTCAACAATCCACACATTAGGCTAACTATACGATACCTTGTGGTGTGCCGCTTCGAAATTTTACCTGACTCAAAATCCTGGACGAAGGACCATGACTACGATTGCTCaggatgaatttatttaaagaaatgagTTTTGGTTATTGTGtaagtatactattttattatagttttcgaGCGGCTACGTCGTGCGCTTACAAAAACGGTTCGTTCACGACTGGACAAGGTCCGATCGATTGTCACCGAAGACCGCTAGTCGGACGGACCTTTCTTATcttataacttatttcttaataattatataatctctgtacaaatattttacgtacgcaacagttattatatttaaagtgtaCCACCACCAGCACCCACGAGCCACCACTGACAATATTAATTGCGTATCGTCTGATAAAATGTTGTCAGCGAGTTCAGCGTAATAAATGTTGGATTTGTTGATTGTTTACAAAACACTTTTGTCAATATTCTActgttagattttttttggtttataacCGTATTTTGTATCCATACACCGTAATTGATTGTGTTCGGACTCGTTTTAACGTCACCGTTACAGCTGCAGCTGCACCATAAATGTTTACTGGGAAGATTCTATCgtattacaagaaaaaaaaaggtgtAGAATCACATTCCTAACATGACAATATAATGCTCAAATACAATACGGAATTGGAGgcacagaaaaaaaatgggtcgtaaataatttaatctcgaaaaatgaaaaaggtGCGGAATCGTATTGTTTGGCCGTTAACACGACGACGCTATAGAATATTGCCATCTAGGTATATTCGAGTATACTTTGGCTAAGCAATGTGAAAACATTTCGGTCCCCATATAGTGATTTACAAGAGAGGAAAAAAAggtatacgagtattatacaAGAACGGAATTTATGTACTAGGCGTATGAGTATTATACGTAGTTACATAATTTGTACGATGTATAAGTAAGTTAtaacgaatatttaatatatgtttatatcgGTTTAAATGCTAATCTCAAATgtgtacttaattaatattgtggtTTATAAAAGGCAATCATCTACCGGATTttcttattatgtaaaatagtcATATCACTATACAATTCACGTAAATATAAGCACCTTTAGCAATTTTTGCTGCACTATTTTTGCAGTGCTAATTTttagtgcaaaaaaaaatcttagatTTTTATGTGAGGGGGGCCGGTGAAACGGACGTCCTTTAACACCTAATGTATTACGAGTTGCGCCCCTTTgcataagtatacatataaggTACATATTCTcacgatgtatatatatttatatatctttatatatgAATGAATGGTGGAATCAAAGTGTAGCCAAAACTACTGAAtcgatttatttgaatttttcagtaaatgtacttattactATGCATAGGCACCctaagaaaggatttttcgaaattcacattttaaagGGTAAAAAGagcataaaatagttaatttttaatagtgggTGTGGCTCGTGGTACGGAGGTAGGCGACGCATGGTGGCTAGACGTGGCCGCCCAATATTCCATATTATGTCGTCACCACCGCCGCCGAAACCGAACACCGCCACACCAAGGACCTATATCACAAATTTTCACGGCACACTCACGCACTTGACAACCACAACAACTTTAGCAACTTTTCCGAAAACactgttttcaatatttaataacatttctcGCGGCACAGTATTGTGCCGCCGCACACCAGTTGAGAACCACTGACCTATATCGTTACATTTCTATACGTTATACTACTAACCGTGTAGAcagtaaatatacaattttatatttggtttgctacaaataacatacaaatgatttaaaacaacaaatgcTCAAGATTTAATgtgaatttatgaaataatgttaaaactgATGTttgatagaattaaaatttttccatttttacatattttttaaaaataatttgcatactataacatatttttgtcgTATAATAATCCATACTCTTTACTGTCGTaattataaccatattatagaattataatattattatagctgctTTCGTTCTGAGTTTTGGACATTATGAAATACAAACGATCTCGTTTTCTGTTACCTACACATCATAACtgattatatctatatatactgattatattataatcctaCGTACGGCTGTAAGTCGATTGATTAACTATGCAAATGCaaatttgatgtatttttttatcggttttatgtgtatttgtattagtgtacctaataataataattagttgtcCGAagcaatttaaacatattattatattgtaatgcgTATAAGTAGTCAATAATAATGACTTATTATATCGAAAAAAGGTAAGTACGAAACAAAAAGCCCCGGCTATAGGAATAGGAAAAAAGATATAGAAAAAGAGCACAGTACCTACCAACTCTAAATacataacactttttttttaaattttactatataattttatttcaatataattattattatataacatttttttggacataggttaggttatgtcTATATTGCTTAAAGTTTATGTGtgcaaattatacataatgagATAAGCATATTAGATTTTCTAATAACTGTCAGCCATAACATTAGAAAAGAAtgctactaaattattatgataattattttatagtttttaaaaatgacaaatgacaattatattatttatattatgattatctttaattatgtaaatcataAGAAACacgaataaatgaataaactaaccataatatttgtaataatgcaattttttttaggtactataataaattataagataccAAACCAGATGAAGTCAAATgtcaatgaattttattaggtactatatctatatttcATGAATCagtttaatttcttatattttaaatgtatatttataggtatctatagtttaaaatatttggtgtacttttttttaaatattattatgatataaaagtataaacaaattattaaatgaatattgtatataatactgcAGGGTTATAGATATCTTTGTGAAAAAAGCTTTacgtaattatattgattatattgaaaatttaaaaaaaaaatgattacgtATTTAGTTGGTACGGGGCTCTCTTTTCCTATGgccatagattttttttacggTCGTATTTTGATTCCGGGCTTTTTTTCCAagattcgtataataatattataatattgacgaTAGAACTCAAAAGTGCAAccatatatgtacctattttaaggGAGgggctattattataaaaaataattattttaaataaaaatagtaaatttattttagttattatgatCAATATCATAAACGGCGTAGGTATTTAtagtgtgtatttatataaatgaaaaaaaatataattaataaaaataagtaaattaaaaaaattcttatatatGAAGTCCAaaggacattttaaaatagctaaacaacgtatttttttgggggggtttcaaattgatattataggtTACCTACCAAACATTGAAAGccgtttataaaattttaattaagatagAAAGTttcttatgtatttatttgtaaaaattgatcTTCAAaagatgtaggtacctaacagGAACCGTGACCAGTATTTCAAACTTTGGAAATAGATTAAgtttgcatttatttaaaatttcgacggtattttttattgtcttaTGTTACCTACtactatctaaataataattccacagtaaaacttttaatatcaCCTGATCAGAACAATTAACAACcaacatcaatattatacattattaataagtgcAATCATgctttgtgaaaaaaaaatgatgtttattataattagttttgcATAGGTACAgagaaaaagtatttttttttttttgttttatctataaattatatggattcttatacttattactatcaaaattaccaaaacacgaaataactataatagaatacaattatgattaggtatacgtataatttata
Proteins encoded in this region:
- the LOC126552559 gene encoding uncharacterized protein LOC126552559 — encoded protein: MGGHENMITRRGQLKASITRFSNYLQSQNIDSTEVKARREKIEDVWAEYEQVQSAIEMEEGSNIETQNRYRAEFEDLYFKTIAIAEKCVIAASSVVSQDENTNKNTNTDIPNACMNKVLSSVKLSSLSVPVFTGNYQEWASFYDIFSALIDNNASLTAIEKFFYLRESLSGEALSSIKCLETTGNNYIIAWQSLITRYNNKRVLVQTHVKAIYDLETVGGDSAKRLRQFTDALNGHMRALEALGQEPTNWGPLLMHIILIKLDKTTLKEWEARAPCAEVPKLSELITFLDSRFKILESIETVKNINIKGSAITTNEKKYIERRGTSQLFASTSNLECYVCKSAHTIYKCPRFCDLTVPERIKRATDAQHAVTLARRKNTVIEGSKAVQSTVANVSTSEVIEESTSLSAHASVIQDDKVLLSTAMVSLRNESGQWVPGRVLLDSGSQSNLITEEMVQLLKLKKKHVKHDLCGIGGSTQKASSAVVATIAAEDKKFTLTVTCLVVKRITNNLPSKLLNDNILIPRNIKLADPWFNTPRKIDLLIGAGYFTNYYVRDN